GTCAAACTACAACTATAACAACTCCGTTGGTATTTAGAATGAACTGTCAATACAGATTAGTTCGCGGAGTTTTAGAAATAGTTAGAAACAATAACACAGCTGTAATCAATTATGGTGATGGAACTTGTGATAATGAAGCAACAATTTCTATAAATGGCGGTCCAGCTAACACTTTCACTTTTGGAAATTAAATTTTTAGATTACTTAATAAAAAAAAGCCTCAGAATTCTGAGGCTTTTTTTTATGATTTATTGGCAAGTTGACCACAAGCAGCATCGATATCTTTTCCTCTGCTTCTTCGTACTTTGGCAACAATATTATTTTTTTCTAATTCTTTTATATATAAATTAATTGCTTCATCGGAAGCTTGTTGAAATTCACCATCATCAATTGGATTGTATTCAATTAAATTAACTTTACACGGAACGTATTTGCAAAACTTCACCAAAGCATCAACAGCTTGTTTGGAATCGTTAATTCCTTTCCAAACAACATATTCATAAGTAATTTTACTTTTCGTTTTACGATACCAATATTCTAAACTTTCACGTAAATCTTTTAGCGGAAAATTTTCTGAAAACGGCATAATTTGCGAACGAACTTCATCAATTGCCGAATGAAGAGAAACTGCCAGTTTCACTTTTACTTCATCATCAGCCATTTTTTTAATCATTTTTGGTATTCCAGAAGTAGAAACTGTGATTCTTTTTGGCGACATTCCTAAACCTTCGTTTGAAGTAATCTTGTCAATAGCTTTCATCACATTTGGATAATTCATCAACGGTTCTCCCATTCCCATAAATACAATGTTAGAAAGTGGTCGATTGTAGTATAAACGACTTTCTCTATCAATGGCAACAACTTGATCGTAAATTTCATCAGGATTCAGATTTCGCATTCTTTTTAAACGAGCTGTTGCACAAAAATTACAATCTAAACTACACCCAACTTGTGACGAAACACAAGCCGTAGTTCTAGTTTGAGTTGGAATTAAAACACTTTCTACTATCAAATCATCGTGCAAACGAACCGCATTTTTAACCGTTCCGTCTTCACTTCGTTGCATGGT
The window above is part of the Flavobacterium sp. PMTSA4 genome. Proteins encoded here:
- the rlmN gene encoding 23S rRNA (adenine(2503)-C(2))-methyltransferase RlmN; amino-acid sequence: MEIEKKDIRSLTKEQLRDFFVANGDKAFRGNQVYEWLWSKASHSFEDMTNVSKETRAMLENNFVINHIKVDTMQRSEDGTVKNAVRLHDDLIVESVLIPTQTRTTACVSSQVGCSLDCNFCATARLKRMRNLNPDEIYDQVVAIDRESRLYYNRPLSNIVFMGMGEPLMNYPNVMKAIDKITSNEGLGMSPKRITVSTSGIPKMIKKMADDEVKVKLAVSLHSAIDEVRSQIMPFSENFPLKDLRESLEYWYRKTKSKITYEYVVWKGINDSKQAVDALVKFCKYVPCKVNLIEYNPIDDGEFQQASDEAINLYIKELEKNNIVAKVRRSRGKDIDAACGQLANKS